The proteins below come from a single Halomonas binhaiensis genomic window:
- a CDS encoding alpha/beta hydrolase has translation MLKPSVKQDVSEYSAGRRWYHPSLAGLLFGGLLCALTFMPSLVPRPWLFQAILTGFSFALGYGLGLIMSWLWRFMELPTIRHRWRPGLFWILVTFIVVYLAFHLWHASDWQNSTRQLMGMSPVESDYYVRIVLVAVGVAVLLLLLGTGLAWGIRAAAAFPRRYIRRRVASLVGVVVFLALLVNAVNGTLVSYAITAVDQVQASVDISDPPGAEPPAQDTRSGSADSLITWDLLGKAGKLYVDQGPRAADITAFSGQPAREPIRAYVGLRSADETEQQAELALRELQRTGAFSRELLVIATPTGTGWLQNGALAPLEYMYGGDTAIVGVQYSYLPSPFSLVLEPGRAQESASIVFNVIYEYWKTLPQAERPRLYLFGLSLGSLGSENSAPLNAFINHPIQGAVWAGPTFRNRMWRRIQSRPHGNSPAWQPEFEDGSLVRVFGPQGQRHVESQEWGPVRIAYVVNPSDAISFFNERMWYREPNWMKPPRGPDVSPLFEWVPVVSFFEVAMDMLSAGDTPPGHGHNYSVGEYTQAWAAVTDPRGWKPQDSERLVDFMSSGQTGTEENDESESDVKVGSY, from the coding sequence ATGTTGAAGCCTTCAGTAAAGCAAGACGTATCGGAGTACTCGGCAGGCAGACGCTGGTATCACCCTTCGTTGGCAGGGCTCCTTTTCGGTGGCCTGCTGTGTGCCTTGACGTTCATGCCTTCGCTTGTGCCTCGTCCGTGGTTGTTCCAGGCCATATTGACCGGCTTTTCGTTTGCCTTGGGCTATGGGCTCGGGCTGATCATGAGTTGGCTGTGGCGCTTCATGGAGCTGCCCACCATTCGTCATCGCTGGCGGCCTGGTCTGTTCTGGATTCTGGTCACCTTCATCGTGGTGTATCTGGCCTTTCATCTCTGGCATGCCTCGGACTGGCAGAATTCCACCCGGCAACTGATGGGCATGTCTCCCGTGGAGAGTGACTATTATGTCCGGATTGTGCTGGTTGCCGTTGGCGTGGCGGTCTTGCTGCTGCTTCTGGGAACTGGGCTTGCATGGGGAATACGTGCAGCGGCAGCCTTTCCAAGGCGCTATATTCGCCGGCGTGTGGCATCGCTGGTGGGGGTGGTGGTCTTCCTTGCCCTGTTGGTCAATGCCGTCAATGGCACCCTGGTCAGTTATGCGATTACCGCAGTCGACCAGGTGCAGGCGTCGGTGGACATCAGTGATCCTCCGGGGGCTGAACCACCTGCTCAAGACACTCGTTCCGGAAGCGCCGACTCCCTGATTACTTGGGATCTGCTGGGCAAGGCCGGGAAGCTCTATGTGGATCAGGGGCCACGTGCAGCAGATATCACGGCTTTTTCCGGCCAGCCTGCCAGGGAGCCGATACGCGCCTATGTTGGCTTGCGATCAGCCGATGAGACAGAGCAGCAGGCCGAGCTGGCGCTTCGGGAGCTGCAACGCACGGGGGCATTTTCGCGGGAGCTACTGGTCATTGCGACCCCGACGGGGACCGGCTGGTTGCAGAATGGGGCCCTGGCACCGCTGGAGTACATGTACGGTGGTGATACCGCCATTGTTGGCGTGCAGTATTCCTATCTGCCCAGCCCGTTCTCGCTGGTTCTGGAACCTGGGCGAGCGCAGGAGTCGGCTTCCATCGTCTTCAATGTGATCTATGAATATTGGAAGACCTTGCCCCAAGCGGAGCGTCCCCGGCTGTACCTATTCGGCTTGAGCCTGGGTTCGCTGGGCTCGGAGAACTCCGCACCGCTGAATGCCTTCATCAATCACCCCATTCAGGGCGCCGTGTGGGCGGGGCCGACCTTTCGCAACCGCATGTGGCGCCGCATCCAGAGTCGTCCTCATGGTAACTCTCCTGCCTGGCAGCCGGAGTTTGAAGATGGTTCGCTGGTCCGCGTGTTCGGCCCTCAGGGGCAACGACATGTAGAAAGCCAGGAGTGGGGGCCGGTACGCATTGCCTATGTCGTCAATCCCTCCGATGCGATCTCCTTCTTCAATGAACGCATGTGGTACCGCGAACCCAACTGGATGAAACCACCAAGGGGGCCGGATGTCTCGCCGTTGTTCGAGTGGGTACCGGTGGTGTCCTTCTTCGAGGTCGCGATGGATATGCTGTCTGCCGGTGACACACCGCCAGGGCATGGGCATAACTACTCGGTAGGGGAATACACCCAAGCCTGGGCAGCGGTGACCGATCCTCGTGGATGGAAGCCGCAGGACAGCGAGCGGTTGGTGGATTTCATGTCTTCTGGTCAAACCGGAACGGAAGAGAATGACGAGTCCGAAAGTGATGTAAAGGTGGGCTCGTATTGA
- a CDS encoding dipeptidase: MKTPATLLATALFTLSLTGPVYASSESDAATTGTLKHDEILTILETHAKEVPPSFNDFLQQVSGESDNTALQSAIEGYLNGETLEGDDFTNLYRLLGIYTRLHYGDDVVDLLGEMVAIPTDKKGDAPQYENPGIIQFGELIKAKAEEFGLQFRNVDNRIFEVELPGSTDEAFGILTHGDTVPAEDSWTLDDGTELNPREMTLKDGKLYGRGTEDDKASIAAALYAMKTIKENDVPLKRTMRLMIETTEETGGEGFTYYKEVNAKENQELPAYNIVLDSGYPAVIAENGFGTITTDFPLVEGSGESSGESSGESSGEGPEIVEVTGGLASNQIPETAVATIQADDPEAVSETLRAEGEAYVEANGGDFQVMSDVEGDQVTLTVKGKSAHSSKPDSGLNPVPRLAGLLAESEVPFQDNHYTAAMHYLNDNYGLDYHGEKLGVAYEHEFMGPLLVSPTFLQLKDDHLNVAVNVRAPAGDRSPEELANAISEKLNAYAEEQGSDMQVAVEIDDWMLRDPQGAWLQTLLNIFGDTTGLPADPVSSAGSTTAKLLPNAINFGPSMPGEDYTGHTSEEFKKVDNLMLDIQMFTEMFARIGNQPQLD, encoded by the coding sequence ATGAAAACCCCTGCCACACTACTGGCCACAGCGCTCTTTACCCTGAGCCTGACGGGACCGGTATACGCCTCTAGTGAGTCCGATGCCGCCACTACCGGCACGCTCAAGCATGATGAAATCCTCACTATCCTGGAGACTCATGCCAAGGAGGTTCCCCCGAGCTTCAATGATTTTCTGCAGCAAGTGAGCGGTGAAAGCGACAATACCGCCCTGCAGTCGGCCATCGAAGGCTATCTGAACGGAGAAACCCTCGAGGGCGACGATTTCACCAACCTTTATCGCCTGCTGGGCATCTATACCCGCCTGCATTACGGCGACGATGTCGTCGACCTGCTCGGTGAAATGGTCGCCATTCCCACCGACAAGAAAGGTGATGCGCCGCAATACGAAAACCCCGGCATCATTCAGTTCGGCGAGCTGATCAAGGCCAAGGCCGAGGAATTCGGCCTGCAGTTCCGCAACGTGGACAACCGCATCTTCGAGGTCGAGCTGCCCGGCAGCACGGATGAAGCCTTCGGCATCCTGACCCATGGCGATACCGTACCCGCCGAAGACAGCTGGACCCTGGACGATGGCACCGAGCTCAACCCTCGTGAGATGACGCTCAAGGACGGCAAGCTCTATGGTCGTGGCACTGAAGACGACAAGGCCTCCATCGCTGCGGCCCTGTATGCCATGAAGACCATCAAGGAAAATGATGTGCCGCTCAAGCGCACCATGCGCCTGATGATCGAGACCACCGAAGAAACCGGCGGCGAAGGCTTCACCTATTACAAGGAAGTCAACGCCAAGGAAAACCAGGAACTGCCAGCCTATAACATCGTGCTCGACAGCGGCTATCCGGCAGTGATCGCAGAAAATGGGTTCGGCACCATCACTACCGATTTCCCACTCGTGGAAGGTAGTGGAGAAAGCTCTGGAGAAAGTTCTGGAGAAAGTTCAGGCGAAGGCCCCGAGATCGTCGAAGTCACGGGTGGCCTGGCCAGCAACCAGATTCCCGAAACCGCGGTAGCGACCATCCAGGCCGATGACCCGGAAGCCGTGAGCGAGACCCTGCGTGCCGAAGGCGAAGCTTATGTCGAAGCCAACGGTGGTGACTTCCAGGTGATGTCCGACGTCGAGGGCGACCAGGTCACGCTGACCGTCAAGGGCAAGTCCGCTCACTCCTCGAAGCCGGACTCCGGCCTCAACCCCGTGCCGCGCCTGGCCGGGCTGCTGGCAGAATCCGAGGTTCCCTTCCAGGACAACCACTACACCGCGGCCATGCATTATCTGAACGATAACTACGGGCTGGATTACCACGGCGAAAAGCTGGGTGTGGCCTATGAGCATGAGTTCATGGGGCCGCTGCTGGTTTCACCGACGTTCCTGCAATTGAAGGATGATCATCTGAACGTTGCCGTCAACGTGAGGGCTCCGGCAGGCGACCGTTCCCCGGAAGAACTGGCCAACGCGATCAGCGAGAAGCTGAATGCCTATGCCGAGGAACAAGGCTCCGACATGCAAGTCGCCGTGGAAATCGACGACTGGATGCTGCGCGACCCTCAAGGCGCCTGGTTGCAGACATTGCTGAATATCTTCGGTGACACCACCGGCCTGCCCGCCGATCCGGTGTCTTCTGCTGGCAGCACCACCGCCAAGCTGTTGCCCAATGCCATCAACTTCGGCCCCTCCATGCCCGGCGAAGATTACACCGGACATACCTCCGAGGAGTTCAAGAAAGTGGATAATCTGATGCTGGATATTCAGATGTTCACCGAGATGTTTGCGCGGATCGGCAATCAGCCTCAGTTGGACTAG